A window from Roseburia sp. 499 encodes these proteins:
- a CDS encoding transposase: MPRKQHTKQFKLDAVNYRKEHPDLTQAECAKNLGIGVSTLARWEAQYRDSDGDIPVRGSGNYASDEEKEIARLKRELRDAQDALDVLKKAISILGKD, from the coding sequence ATGCCAAGAAAACAACACACTAAGCAGTTCAAGTTGGATGCTGTCAACTATCGTAAGGAACACCCTGATCTCACTCAGGCTGAATGTGCCAAGAATCTCGGAATAGGTGTTAGCACCTTAGCCAGGTGGGAAGCTCAATATAGAGACTCTGATGGCGACATCCCAGTTAGAGGATCCGGAAACTATGCCTCTGACGAAGAAAAGGAAATCGCTCGTCTGAAACGGGAGCTTCGTGATGCTCAGGATGCGCTCGATGTGTTAAAAAAAGCCATCAGCATTCTGGGCAAAGACTGA
- a CDS encoding IS3 family transposase — MYTEVSAKVEASKVTKRRVSTSGMLKFLGVSRSGYRAFLNRKLSPTRQRKESVKKEIQKIYDDSKQNYGAPKITQELRKSGETIAERTVGKYMREMGIKAQWVKPWTTTTRDSDFSSELHNILNEQFNPERPNAVWCTDITYIWTQDGFVYLNCVMDLFARKIIAWTLSDTMEVSSVIETINKAKAVRNTDLPLIIHSDRGSQYVSNAWREATENMQRSYSHKGYPYDNACIESFHSLIKREWLNRFHIRNYKHAYSLVFEYIETFYNTVRIHSHCDYVSPDEFEKLYERAKLLPAA, encoded by the coding sequence ATCTATACAGAAGTTTCTGCAAAGGTAGAGGCATCTAAAGTTACTAAACGCCGCGTCTCTACTTCTGGAATGCTGAAATTTTTAGGCGTGTCTCGTTCTGGATACAGAGCCTTTCTAAACCGTAAGCTCTCTCCTACTCGACAGCGAAAAGAATCTGTCAAAAAGGAAATCCAGAAAATCTATGATGATTCTAAACAGAATTACGGCGCTCCTAAAATAACACAGGAACTTCGCAAATCTGGCGAAACCATTGCAGAGCGTACTGTAGGTAAATATATGCGCGAAATGGGTATAAAAGCTCAATGGGTCAAGCCTTGGACCACTACTACCAGAGACTCTGATTTTAGCAGTGAACTCCATAACATCCTGAATGAGCAGTTCAACCCTGAACGTCCTAACGCTGTCTGGTGCACCGATATCACTTATATCTGGACACAGGATGGATTTGTCTATCTTAATTGCGTTATGGACTTATTTGCCAGAAAGATTATTGCATGGACGCTCTCTGACACTATGGAAGTATCTTCCGTAATTGAAACAATCAATAAAGCAAAGGCTGTTCGAAATACCGATTTGCCTTTGATTATACATTCAGACCGTGGCAGCCAGTATGTTTCTAACGCATGGCGTGAAGCCACAGAAAATATGCAGCGTAGTTATTCTCACAAGGGCTACCCTTATGACAATGCCTGCATTGAATCCTTCCATTCCCTGATTAAAAGAGAATGGCTTAACAGATTTCATATTCGAAACTACAAGCATGCTTATTCGCTTGTCTTTGAATACATTGAAACCTTTTATAACACCGTCAGAATACATAGTCACTGTGACTATGTGTCTCCTGATGAATTTGAAAAACTGTATGAGAGGGCGAAATTACTGCCGGCAGCTTAG